The window cacacagacagtgacccagccgggaatcgaacctgggaccctggagctgtgaagcattgatgctaaccaccatgctaccgtgaggcacttGGGGGCACATTTCCCTCTCACGGTACTGGCAGCCTCTCTTCCACCTTGTTACACCCCACAGACGTTGAAGCAGCTCGCAATGGGAAAATGTCAAGCCTTGTTCACGTACAAATGGAGGACGTTACACTCAGGCTGTTCTCTAATTTCTTCATAGGACGTTGGtcaacaatttgaaatgaaatttgaaaatggcttattgtcatgagtaggcttcaatgaagttactgtgaaaagcccctagtcgccacattccggcgcctgttcggggaggctggtacgggaatcgaaccgtgctgctggcctgctttcaaagccagcgatttagccctgtgctaaaccagcccctctttcaCTGCAatggaagagagtgctgattggttggcatgcGGACTCTGATTGATCGGGGCATTTCCATGGAGGATGTAGCAGGGGACAGTTAACCGCCGAGCTTTCTTTCAGTTCAAACCTGGCAATTGACCCTGATTGGCCAAGACATTGCTGTGAGGAATGAACCAGAGAATGGCTGTACCTGCAGCTCATGTCAAGTGGCTCATGTCAAGAgtcatattcaagaggcggctggatatagcgcttggggagaatgggatcataggctatggggagaaagcaggattaggctattgagttggatgatcagccatgatggtgatgaatggcggagcaggctcgaagggccaaaaggcctcttcctgctcctatcttctatgtatctatgtccaGGCATTGTatctttttcaactaaacaaaattaCAGGGATAGCCATTCCCGGGTTCCTTCCCAACGGCAATGCCTTGATCTATTAGCGtaaacctgcctggtttgaacttaaacaaagcttggCGGTTTACTGTCCCCTGTTGCATTCTGCACGGAAATGCCTCCACCAAtgggagtccacttgccaaccaatcagcactctcctcTCATGCAGtccaaattgttgctcccttGCGATAATCCCTGATGGGTACCGGATGGAAAAGTTTGGCGGCAtgtctctttatttttttcagacAGTCCTGTGCTACCAGACGAGTGTGGGTAAGAGATTGGGACGCGTGGGCATTTAAAGGGATTTGCGTGTCCTTCTGGGTCACACAGGAAGTTGACATGCAGGAACAGCAtgcaattgggaaggcaaatagtCTGCTCGCCTTTATTACAAAGTGATTAAAGTACAGAGTAACCAAGTCTTTCTCCAATTATTAACAGTTGTACTGAGACTGTGACACCGGAATGATGTTGTTGCGTCTGAGAGGGGCTGAAATAAGGGTGTCGATTCCTGAGGTACGGATTATCGAGTGCGGAGAGATTGAACAGAGGAGACCAACGTGCCCTCAGGTTTCGAGCACCAGATGATGATTACTTTGAAAGGTGCGTACCttttttaggggcagcagggtagcatggtggttagcataaatacttcacagctccagggtcccaggttcgattcccggctgggtcactgtctgtgtggagtctgcacgtcctccccgtgtgtgcgtgggtttcctccgggtgctccggtttcctcccacagtccaaagatgtgcgggttaggtggattgggcatgctaaattgcccttagtgtcttaaaaaaaagtaaggttaagggtaaggttaaggggggggttgttgggttgcgggtatagggtggatacgtgggtttcagtagggtgatcatggctcggcacaacattgagggccgaagggcctgttctatgttctatgttttcttttGACATTCTTTCAGGTGATGTGATTGGGGGTGGCTCGGTGGTTGGCAGCgtccctcacggcgccggggacccgggttcgattccgccctcggctgactgtctgtgcggagtctgcacgttctccccgtgtctgcgtgggtttcctccgggtgctccggtttcctcccacagtccaaagatgtgcaggttagatggattggctgtgctaaattgtccctttgtgtccaaagatgtacaggttaggtggattggccgtgctaaattgtcccttagtgtccaaagctgtgcaggttaggtggattggccatgctaaattgtccctttgtgtccaaagatgtacaggttaggtggattggccgtgctaaattgtcccttagtgtccaaagatgtacaggttgggtggattggccgtgctaaattgtcccttagtgtccaaagatgtgcaggtgaggtggattagccgtgctaaattgtcccttagtgtccaaagatgtgcaggttaggtggattggccgtgctaaattgtccctcagtgtccaaagatgtacaggttaggtggattggccgtgctaaattgtcccttagtgtccaaagatgtgcatgttaggtggattggccagatctttttattaaaacagtgaaaaatatataaatagccaaacggtacaaatactaattttgtgttggagaaacagggtacggggagggggagtggagtctctgattattaaaacagttcacagcacgtttctacaaaaaaaacaaatggtacaaggactaacctttgcgctggagagatcaGATACCCTCgcttctgtaccaacagaagggaaaggaagggggatggtggggtaagaggggaaaggagggtggtggggagggagggagtgtgttggtggagggtgggggtgatgcgaccatcaattcactcagagacacgagttgcagtaaactgtggctttaatcggcttacaactgagcctgcctgcgactagctgaactgagggcgggctcacaggaccgcagcactttatacttcctgaAAGGGGTGGAGCTGAGGGCgaggccctgtacaagctcctcatctccccctgtgggcagagccgcgcaacagctcacagacagagcccacagggacacagtaatgtacagtgtgtattatagtggttacacattcacctaCAGGGGAcccaatagggcactgcctgaactatctacgaggcagaaaaataaaagaatctTCGATTATGATGTGCCGGATTCCGGGAGTCTCCCGTGTCAGGAacgagtgagccctgcaccccGGTACAGAGAGCCTCattgtgccttagtgtccaaagatgtgcacgctaggtggattggccatgctaaattgtcccttagtgcccaaagatgtgcaggttagatgaattggccgtgctaaattgtcccttagtgcccaaagatgtgcaggttgggtggattggccatgctaaattgtcccttagtgccccaagaagcgcaggttaggtggattggccgtgctaaattgtcccttcgtgcccaaagatgtgcaggttaggtggattggccgtgctaaactgtcccttagtgcccaacgatgtgcaggtgaggtggattggccgtgctaaattgtcccttagtgcccaaagatgtacaggttgggtggatttgccgtgctaaattgtctttTAGTGCCCAACgatgtgtaggtgaggtggatagggcaccctaaattgtcccttggcgtCCAAAggtggttaggtggggctacaaggatagggcggggaggTGGGCCCCGGTGGGCGGCTCTTTCATGAAAAGGTCCGGCACCGAGTCCTTGAAACTCAAAAGTTTAACTTTGAACGGCAGGGTCCCCCTCCTTGGCACAGTTGGAGCCTTTAATCGCGTCTCTCACTTTAACCCAAAAGAGTTCCCTGGCTTCCACGTCCTCCGGCCACTGGATGTAGGTCTTCTTTCTCATCACCTTCCTCACCTTGTGGTAGATGGAGAGTTCGGCCTCCGGAATCTTCTCCAAGAAGATGAGAACGATGACGTCCTTCAGCTCGTGGAACAGCCTGTAGCTAGCCAGCTGGAGTTCCATGGAGCACCACTCGCTCTCCAGGTATCTGCGGCTCATCACGCAGATGGTTTTCCTGCTCTGGTAGATGCTGTCCACGATATTGTCGATGATGTACTTGCCCAGCTCGAAATccctgtggtggaggcagagtttGAAGAGCTGAGGTCCCTTTGTTTCCAGGTTTGGTACCAGCTCTCGGAGAACCCAGTCCTCATCGTTGGAATTATAGGAGATGAAGGCATCGTACCTGTAGCTCTGTTGACCCTCTCCTCGACTCTGCTGGTCACGCAGCCATGAACGTAAAATATAAAAGCCGTACTTTATATGCCAGTATCCTTTGCTGTAGATTATAGGGAGCAACATGTACATCACCAGGATTGGCATGGTGATTTTAAACATGAGGTGGCCAATGTCTAAGTAGCAGATACGAGGGTCGAACTTGTACAAATATTTGGTCGGCTGGTCTGCACAGGTCTGGTTGTAAAAGTAGACAACCTGGACCCTGGGGTTGGAGACGGACCAGTTCTGGAACCACGTGTTATCACAGGTACAAGGGAATGGGTTCTTGCGCAGATCCAGGTAACTCAGGGACGGCAAGGACTCCAGAACTGTCCTGTTGATGCTCTGAATAGCGTTCTTGCCCAGGTACAGAGTCTTGAGGTTGGAAAGTCCCCCAAGGATGTCCACAGACATGAATCGGAGGCCCACGTTTTCCAGGCTGAGACACTCTAGTTTGCGAAGGTTCTTGAAGATTCCCGGATTGGGGCTGTGAATCCCGTTGCAAGTGTCCGACATGGAGAGGCTTCTGAGGTTCACTAGGTCTTCGAATCCACCGTCGGACACCGACATCTTGTTCTCCCCCACGTCCAGGTCCCTTAAAGCGATGAGGCCTTTGAAAAACCTCGGGGGGATGATGTTAATGCCGTAAGGTTGCTGAGAATTGAGCTTAAGGATGTAGAGCTTTGTCAGATTAACAAAGGGAGATGTTGCAATCAGAGCGGTGTTGTACCTGATCAAATTGCTGCCCAGGTCCAACACCCCAAGCGACAGGAGATTGCTGAAGATCTCGCTCCTGATGTGGGCGATGTAGTTTCTGTCGAGATAAAGCTTGGACAGACTGTGCAGTCCACTGAAGGACAGACTGGTGAGGCTGCGAATCTTGTTCCCCCCCAGATCCAAAATGTCCAGGGTGTTGAGGTTGGCAAAAACCTCCCTGAAAATAATCGAGATGCGGTTGTTTCTGAGATTGAGGTTCCTGAGGCTCCGTAGGTCTCTGAAGGTTTCCTGGTGGATGTCGGTGATGAGATTGTTGTCAAGCCTGAGATGCCACAGGTGGGTGAGGTTGGAGAAGGCCATCGGGTTGATGATGGCGATGTTGTTGATGCTCAGGAACAGGGTCTGCAGATGGGCAGCGTAAGAGAAGGCGTGGGGCGAGATGGTGAAAATCCTGTTGAAGCGAAAGCTCAGGTAGGAGAGTTTTGGGAAGGGTAGTGTCCTCCCCTCCTTGAAACAGGAAGGCAGCTTTTGGAGCCTATTGTGTTCAATGATGAAAGAGACGACTTGTTGTCTTTTGGAGACAAATTCAAGGCAGCCAATAGACGTGAACTGATTGTGTGATAAATCCCAGGCGGTGATGGGCGGACATTGGGCGAGGGCATGGGCAGCGAGGAAGGTGATCTGATTGCCCTGGAGGACCAGGCGTTTCATTGGCTGGCCACCCAGTTGGCGACACAAGTCAGAGAGCTGCCCCAGACTGCGCAACGCCAAGCGAGAGTACACAACCCTCTGCAGATCGATGTTGGCAGACCTGAGAAAGAGACTGGCGTTCAGGGGGTTGTTGCTGAGGATCAGGAGGCGCACGTTCCACAGGTCGACTTTGGCAAATTCAGAAGCCTGGGAGAACCTGTTGTTGGACAGGTCCaaggtgaggttgaggttgaggaagTCCCGTCTGCAGTCGAAGGTTGCAAGGGAGTTGTTACAGAGGTGAAGGGACtggagggagggcgggagggaggtggAGTGACCAAGGGAGCACAAACGGTTGCTGGTCAGGTCCAGTTGGGTCAGATTCCCCAACGCAGTCACGGCAAGTATCACGCCGGAGAAATTCTGAAGTTTGTTGCCACTTAAGACCAGCATTTGAAGGCTTGCCAACGAGGCGAAGGCGTCGGGCTCAATTGTCGCCAGGCGGTTGCGATTGAGCAGGAGGTGCTTTAACTCATCAAGCCCTCGGAGGTCAGGGGGTGCCAGGCGGGCGATGCTGTTGTGGGACAGGTTGAGGGTCAGCAGGCTGGTGAGGTTGCTGAACACGCCGCAGCAGGCACTCTCGATGCGGTTGAAANNNNNNNNNNNNNNNNNNNNNNNNNNNNNNNNNNNNNNNNNNNNNNNNNNNNNNNNNNNNNNNNNNNNNNNNNNNNNNNNNNNNNNNNNNNNNNNNNNNNNNNNNNNNNNNNNNNNNNNNNNNNNNNNNNNNNNNNNNNNNNNNNNNNNNNNNNNNNNNNNNNNNNNNNNNNNNNNNNNNNNNNNNNNNNNNNNNNNNNNNNNNNNNNNNNNNNNNNNNNNNNNNNNNNNNNNNNNNNNNNNNNNNNNNNNNNNNNNNNNNNNNNNNNNNNNNNNNNNNNNNNNNNNNNNNNNNNNNNNNNNNNNNNNNNNNNNNNNNNNNNNNNNNNNNNNNNNNNNNNNNNNNNNNNNNNNNNNNNNNNNNNNNNNNNNNNNNNNNNNNNNNNNNNNNNNNNNNNNNNNNNNNNNNNNNNNNNNNNNNNNNNNNNNNNNNNNNNNNNNNNNNNNNNNNNNNNNNNNNNNNNNNNNNNNNNNNNNNNNNNNNNNNNNNNNNNNNNNNNNACAGAGAGAGCCTGTACCTCAcagtcatcccaatcccagcacagagagcctgtacctcacagtcatcccaatcccagcacagagagcctcacagtcatcccaatcccagcacagagcctgtacctcacagtcatcccaatcccagcacagagagCCTATACCTCAcagtcatcccaatcccagcacagagcctgtacctcacagtcatcccaatcccagcacagagcctgtacctcacagtgatcccaatcccagcacagagagagcctgtacctcacagtcatcccaatcccagcacagagagcctgtacctcacagtcatcccaatcccagcacagagagagccTGTACCTCACAGTCATCCCAATCTCAGCACAGTGCCTGTACCTCACAGTCATCCCActcccagcacagagagagcctcacagtcatcccaatcccagcacagagagcctgtacctcacagccatcccaatcccagcacagagagCCTGTACATCAcagtcatcccaatcccagcagagagcctgtacctcacagtcatcccaatcccagcacagagcctgtacctcacagtcatcccaatcccagcatagagagcctgtacctcacagtcatcccaatcccagcacagagagagcctgtacctcacagtcaccccaatcccagcacagagagcctgtccctcacagtcatcccaatcccagtacagagagcctgtacctcacagtcatcccaataccagcacagagcctgtacctcacagtcatcccaatcccagcacagagcctgtacctcacagtcatcccaatcccagcacagagaAAGCCGGTACCTCACAGTCATCCCTATCCCAGCACAGAGAGCCTGTACCTCAcagtcatcccaatcccagcacagagagagcctgtacctcacagtcaccccaatcccagcacagagagagcctgtacctcacagccatcccaatcccagcacagagcctGTACCTCACAGCCATCCCAATCACTGCACAGAGAGCCTGAACCTCAcagtcatcccaatcccagcacagagaAAGCCGGTACCTCACAGTCATCCCTATCCCAGCACAGAGAGCCTGTA of the Scyliorhinus canicula chromosome 30, sScyCan1.1, whole genome shotgun sequence genome contains:
- the tlr21 gene encoding toll-like receptor 21 — its product is MTESACCGVFSNLTSLLTLNLSHNSIARLAPPDLRGLDELKHLLLNRNRLATIEPDAFASLASLQMLVLSGNKLQNFSGVILAVTALGNLTQLDLTSNRLCSLGHSTSLPPSLQSLHLCNNSLATFDCRRDFLNLNLTLDLSNNRFSQASEFAKVDLWNVRLLILSNNPLNASLFLRSANIDLQRVVYSRLALRSLGQLSDLCRQLGGQPMKRLVLQGNQITFLAAHALAQCPPITAWDLSHNQFTSIGCLEFVSKRQQVVSFIIEHNRLQKLPSCFKEGRTLPFPKLSYLSFRFNRIFTISPHAFSYAAHLQTLFLSINNIAIINPMAFSNLTHLWHLRLDNNLITDIHQETFRDLRSLRNLNLRNNRISIIFREVFANLNTLDILDLGGNKIRSLTSLSFSGLHSLSKLYLDRNYIAHIRSEIFSNLLSLGVLDLGSNLIRYNTALIATSPFVNLTKLYILKLNSQQPYGINIIPPRFFKGLIALRDLDVGENKMSVSDGGFEDLVNLRSLSMSDTCNGIHSPNPGIFKNLRKLECLSLENVGLRFMSVDILGGLSNLKTLYLGKNAIQSINRTVLESLPSLSYLDLRKNPFPCTCDNTWFQNWSVSNPRVQVVYFYNQTCADQPTKYLYKFDPRICYLDIGHLMFKITMPILVMYMLLPIIYSKGYWHIKYGFYILRSWLRDQQSRGEGQQSYRYDAFISYNSNDEDWVLRELVPNLETKGPQLFKLCLHHRDFELGKYIIDNIVDSIYQSRKTICVMSRRYLESEWCSMELQLASYRLFHELKDVIVLIFLEKIPEAELSIYHKVRKVMRKKTYIQWPEDVEARELFWVKVRDAIKGSNCAKEGDPAVQS